Below is a window of Camelina sativa cultivar DH55 chromosome 11, Cs, whole genome shotgun sequence DNA.
NNNNNNNNNNNNNNNNNNNNNNNNNNNNNNNNNNNNNNNNNNNNNNNNNNNNNNNNNNNNNNNNNNNNNNNNNNNNNNNNNNNNNNNNNNNNNNNNNNNNNNNNNNNNNNNNNNNNNNNNNNNNNNNNNNNNNNNNNNNNNNNNNNNNNNNNNNNNNNNNNNNNNNNNNNNNNNNNNNNNNNNNNNNNNNNNNNNNNNNNNNNNNNNNNNNNNNNNNNNNNNNNNNNNNNNNNNNNNNNNNNNNNNNNNNNNNNNNNNNNNNNNNNNNNNNNNNNNNNNNNNNNNNNNNNNNNNNNNNNNNNNNNNNNNNNNNNNNNNNNNNNNNNNNNNNNNNNNNNNNNNNNNNNNNNNNNNNNNNNNNNNNNNNNNNNNNNNNNNNNNNNNNNNNNNNNNNNNNNNNNNNNNNNNNNNNNNNNNNNNNNNNNNNNNNNNNNNNNNNNNNNNNNNNNNNNNNNNNNNNNNNNNNNNNNNNNNNNNNNNNNNNNNNNNNNNNNNNNNNNNNNNNNNNNNNNNNNNNNNNNNNNNNNNNNNNNNNNNNNNNNNNNNNNNNNNNNNNNNNNNNNNNNNNNNNNNNNNNNNNNNNNNNNNNNNNNNNNNNNNNNNNNNNNNNNNNNNNNNNNNNNNTAAATACCTTATTGCGCTTTGCTCCCCATAATGGTCGCATTTCCAAATCAGATGTACTTGCAACAATGCCTCTCGGTAACGTCTCGCTACCAGGAGGCCTGAGTTGTGTCTAAttgaacattaaaaaaaaaaacatgtcattACTGTATTCAGATAGACAGTGGTACTTAGTTTTTAAGCATAGAAACTGAGCAACTTTTTAAGCAACAGACCTTGCACATCTGCAGTTTTGCAAGATTTAGTCTAAAAATCGAACTCCATCCCGCAATTCCCTGTCAAAATTATCATACTTAAACTGTTCTGTAACATAATTCAGATTCAATATAATGCAAAGAATAATTGCAGtctaagaagaaaataataccTCTTTATAGTCTACTGTAATAAATGCATTCCCTAAAAGGAAGACCATTGCAAGAAAAAACACTAAAGAGAACAAGCGACGAAGAGACGAGCCCTTTCGTTTGTGATTCATACTTAATGATAcctgaaaaagaaaacgaaataaGAAGATCCATAACACACAATTAAACTCAAACCACAAGTACCTCAATCTGCAATCACTAGTATTTATTATATCACCACAAGTAGTATGATCTCATTCAATAGCAATAAAGATTCAAGATTGTGAAAGAAGACTATAAAACTAATAACTGTCTGAATACAACAGACATTGCAGAGCTACGGATTTGCGAATTAGACAACCCAAACAAATTCTGTTCGGCTTCCCATAATGATTTATACAAGTAGAACACTaacatagaaagaaaataaaagacttaaaatttcataactttttttttttgatttacttCGAAAACCCTTGAAACCCAGAAATGACAAAATGggaagaaataaacaaaagaacttaaCTAAGGTATTGTAATGgaacaagacaagaagaaaagaacaaagagcGAGGAAAAAAACTTACGGAGCTCAAAATCTTGGGTTTCTTGTTCATCTTTCAAGAACAGTGGTCTAAAGCTAAGctctttctttataaaaattaaaaagaaaaaaaaaaatcaaataataagtaAAGTGTTGAGTCATCCATCATATACAGTAGTGTTATAATACCTTATTTTTGTCTGAAAATTAATTTGCTTTCCGTCAAGTTTggttattttacaattataagtACCACTTTTTTATTCCTTAAAGTTAGCTTCgtatagaaaatttaataaaaatatataaaaaaattggtatgAAAGCATTTACTACTTATACTTACATACTGTGAGAAGGTAGTCAACGCTTAAACAAGAATTGTACTCAACAACGTTTACTAAAATCGGAATTTGCAAAAACGTGTGTGCATCGTCGCAAAATCAGGTTTTGAATGGCTTAAAATCAGTGAGACCAATGTCATTAAAGGTCGCACGTGTATTGTCTCGTATGTATCATTCGGAATTTCGGATTCCTCCGTTTTCATGTAAGTTATATAACGTACATTGCGATGCAATTTCCATGTGACGACTTGCTTTGGCCtttgcatcaatatttttaGGGACGCCCGTTTTTTCCTCCCTCTACATGGCAAGTTCTTAGCTTTCCACCCTATACTTTTTGGCTCGGAGAATAacaacttaaacaaaaaaattctatacAAAACAACCTAAACctgtttttttacataattaactACGTATCctcataaaccaataattacGATGCATAAACCGGATTTGACCATGAAATCACATTTATTGTATTGCGTTTAGATTAACCCGATAGTAAACCTTACAACCCGACTTTAAACTACGTTGTTTTGCTTTGggttcaaacttaaaaaacaaatctcGTTTGTTCCATCCCCAATCGACATAAAAAACTTAGGGTTCTCAAATTGAGGATTTAGGTTTCTGATACAAAGACGTCAAGGAGATAATGTTTATGCAAGAGCTTTTTaaacagttaaaaataaaatctccagTGAATTCTATGGTGAAGGAGGCCGAGAGAGACGACGGAGACGATGGAGATAACGAAGGAGATGGCGGAGCTGAGCGAGAGAATGATGAAGACGTTGATGGAGAGGTTGAAGCGACAGTTACTGCGGTAAATCCAagaaagaggaaacaaaataaagcaACTGTGGAGAAACccagaaagagagaaaaaaagaaatctccggtgaatgatgatgaaactgatgagagagagaataatGGAGACGATGAAGATGTTGAAGCCAATGATGAAGTGCAAAGTGAAGAAGACATATTAGAGAGGTTTGAGTACGAAATAGAGGAAGCTGTAGAAGATTGGATTGATGAGTATCAGATTCACCAAAACCAGATTCCAGATAGCTCagatgaggatgaggatccAGTAATTACTAGAGAGAGGAAAATTAGGTTGGGAACGCATGATAAGTTGGCTATTGGTAGAACATTTTTCACTGCTTTTGAAATCAAAGAGACTATGTTGCATTATGCATTGAAGAATAGagaaaacctgaaacaaaataGGTGGGAGAAGAACAAAATCAGCTTTAGTTGTGCTGTAAAGAAGAAATGTGATTGGAGGGTATACTTTGCATATGGTGCGTCCAGGCAACTGTGGATTTTGAGAACTAGATGCACTGATCATACGTGTAGCTCTAATGGGAAATGCAAGCTTCTGAAGAGTGCAGTTATTGGCAGATTGTACATGGACAAACTAAGGTTGCAGCCTAACTTCATGCCTCTTGATATTCAACGCCATATAAAAGAGCAATGGAAAGTAGTAAGTACCATTGGACAAGTTCAGAGAGGAAGACTTCTAGGACTGAAATGGCTAAAGGATGAATATGATCAACAATTTGCTCACCTACGAGGATATGTTGTTGAACTCAAAGAGTCCAACCAAAACTCAACTGCATTTGTTGACACCATTTCTAATGCTGCTGGAGAAGATGTATTCGACAGGATATATGTATGTCTTGGAGCAATGAAGAATGCATTCTACTATTGTAGACCAATCATTGGGATTGATGGAACCTTCTTGAAGCATGCTATTAAAGGGTGTCTATTGACTGCTATTGGGCATGATGCTAATAACCAGATTTACCCTGTTGCTTGGACAACTGTGCAATCTGAAAATACAGACAATTGGCTATGGTTTTTAAATCAACTAAAGGCCGACTTGAATCTAAAAGATGGGAGTGATTATGTAGTCCTATCAGATCATTGCAAGGTAAGCTTTTAGTCCCTTATTTCGTTTGTTTTGGTTACTAAACGTTTATAATACAAGTTTTATcttatttgtttggtttatgtAGGGAATCATTAGTGCGGTGAAAAGTGTATTACCAAATGCTGAGAACAGACCGCGTGTGAAGCATATTGTTgaaaacttgaagaagaaacatgccAATAAAGACTATTTGAAGAAGCATGTGTGGAACTTAGCTTGGAGTTATAGTGAAGCTGAATATAAGATTAACTTGAATGCAATGAGAGCATACAGTTTATCTTTGTATGAAGATGTCATGAAGGAGGAAACAAAGACATGGTGTAGACCTTATTTCAAGATTGGCAGTTGTTGTGAGGATGTAGACAACAATGCAACAGAGTCCTTTAACGCCACAGTCGTCAAAGCAAGGGCAAAAGCATTGGTTCCAATGATGGAGACAATAAGAAGGCAAGCAATGACACATATAACCAAGAGAAAGGATATAATACtcaaatggaagaaaaaaatatctgaataCGTTTCAGATATTCTGGcaaaggaggaggaagacgCTCTTAGATGTGAAGTCACAAAAGGAACCCACGGTACCTTTGAGATATGGGTTGATGGGAATTCAAATGCGCTGAACTTAACATGAGGGAAATGGGAATGTTCATGTTGCAAATGGCAAGTTACAGGGATTCCATGCATGCATGTTTATGCAGCAATCATAGATGTTGGTAAGGATGTTGAAGATTTTGTATCTCCATACTTTACTACTGACATATGGCTACAACAATACGAAACAGGTCCTTATCCAGTGAGAGGTCAACGGTTCTGGATGACAAACAACTACGTCTTGTTAAAAGCACCTCCAGAACCAATCCTACCTGGTAGAAAGAAAGGATCGAAAAAGAACTATGATCGAATCAAAGGTAAGCTTGAGTccccaaagaagaagaaggggaagaacGGAAAAAACGAACCAAAAATACTCAAACTTTCTAGGAAAGGAAGGATAATGCATTGCCGCTCATGTGGTGAAGCAGGGCACAATGCAGCAGGATGTAAGAATTTTCCTCAGGAGAAGAAGAGCAAAAAGAGTAAAGATGAGGTAAGTTTTTAAATGATGTTTGGTTGAGTTATTTGGTCATATATTTCTCTTTGTGTTTGGTCATATATTTCTCTTTGTGTTTCAGGCTGGTGGATCTACTATTCAGGGACCCGAGACTGTCACACAAACATCTCAGCCACCAGACACATTGACACAAAAATCTCAGCCAGAGACACTCACACTCACACAAGGAAGCATGTGAAAcaagtgttgttttttttttctttggatgaAATTCAGAAttctgttttggtttctctctcattttggatgttgtaaactTGATgcattctctctgtttttgaattttaaaatttcatatatattcattctCAGTTTCAACCCAATTAAAACATGTCTTGCGCAACAAAAACgatttaaacaacaacaacttcacatGAACATCTTCTTAATCTTCTTAATCATCTCTTCCTCCattattctctctctcatcagtttcatcatcattcaccggagatttttttttctcattttctggGTTTCTCCACAGttgctttattttgtttcttctttcttggatTTACCGTAGTAACTGTCGCTTCAACCTCTCCATCAACGTCTTCATCATTCTCTCGCTCAGCTCCGCCATCTCCTTCATTGTCTCCATCGTCTCCGTCGTCTCACCATAGAATTCACGAGAACAAACAGGATTTGTTTCTCGATTTGTTTCTTAAGTTtgaacccaaaaacaaaacaacgtcgtttAAATTCGAGTTGTAAGGTTTATGATCGTGTTTATCTAAACGCAATACAGTAAACGCGATTTCATGATTAAATCCGGTTTATACATCGTAATTATTGGTTTAAAGGGATGCATAGTTaattgggtaaaaaaaaagtttaagttGTTCTgtgtagaatttttttgtttaagttgtTATTCTCAAAGCCAAAAAGTATAGGGTGGAAAGCTGAGAATACGATATGTAGAGGGGGGAAAAAACAGGCGTCCCATATTTTTACAATCaacttttggaaattttgaacaattttttaataataaatagtacATTTTTTTCCAAACCTTTTAGTATCATACAAACAGTATCTTtgtcaattatttatttctggAATAATAAATTGtcttaattaagaaaacagaTTCATTTACACTTAAATTAAAGAGACACgaaatttggtttataaagattccaaaacataatttataatataaa
It encodes the following:
- the LOC104728147 gene encoding uncharacterized protein LOC104728147 codes for the protein MNKKPKILSSVSLSMNHKRKGSSLRRLFSLVFFLAMVFLLGNAFITVDYKEGIAGWSSIFRLNLAKLQMCKTQLRPPGSETLPRGIVASTSDLEMRPLWGAKRNKPFKT
- the LOC104728148 gene encoding uncharacterized protein LOC104728148, whose protein sequence is MVKEAERDDGDDGDNEGDGGAERENDEDVDGEVEATVTARENNGDDEDVEANDEVQSEEDILERFEYEIEEAVEDWIDEYQIHQNQIPDSSDEDEDPVITRERKIRLGTHDKLAIGRTFFTAFEIKETMLHYALKNRENLKQNRWEKNKISFSCAVKKKCDWRVYFAYGASRQLWILRTRCTDHTCSSNGKCKLLKSAVIGRLYMDKLRLQPNFMPLDIQRHIKEQWKVVSTIGQVQRGRLLGLKWLKDEYDQQFAHLRGYVVELKESNQNSTAFVDTISNAAGEDVFDRIYVCLGAMKNAFYYCRPIIGIDGTFLKHAIKGCLLTAIGHDANNQIYPVAWTTVQSENTDNWLWFLNQLKADLNLKDGSDYVVLSDHCKGIISAVKSVLPNAENRPRVKHIVENLKKKHANKDYLKKHVWNLAWSYSEAEYKINLNAMRAYSLSLYEDVMKEETKTWCRPYFKIGSCCEDVDNNATESFNATVVKARAKALVPMMETIRRQAMTHITKRKDIILKWKKKISEYVSDILAKEEEDALRCEVTKGTHGIPCMHVYAAIIDVGKDVEDFVSPYFTTDIWLQQYETGPYPVRGQRFWMTNNYVLLKAPPEPILPGRKKGSKKNYDRIKGKLESPKKKKGKNGKNEPKILKLSRKGRIMHCRSCGEAGHNAAGCKNFPQEKKSKKSKDEAGGSTIQGPETVTQTSQPPDTLTQKSQPETLTLTQGSM